CGCCGTGGACAAGACCGTGACGGTGCCGGTCTCCGGGCTCACCGGCGGCGGCTACCAGGTGGTCTGGACCGTGGTCTCCGCCGACGGCCATGCGATCAACGGGCAGTTCCCCTTCACGGTGGCCGCGCCCAGTCCCTCGCCCACCTCCGCGTCGCCGCTGGCCGGCCCGGCGCAGGCCGCCGGCAGCTCGTCCCCGGCCGCTCCGGCAGCCGCGTCCCCCACACCCACGGTGCGGATCGAGCCGTCCGCGCCGCCGTCGTCGTCCGACAGCAACGCGGTGTGGTGGATCATCGCCGTGATCTCCGTCGCGGTGCTGCTTCTGGCCGCCGTCGCCGCCGTCCAGCTGATCCGCCGCCGCGGCACCGCACGCTGACCGGCCGCGCCCGGCCTCGGGTCGACCCGAGGCCGGGCGCGGCGGGTGCGGGCCCCCGGATCCGTTACCGGCCGAGCAGCGCGACCACCATCGCGGCCACGCCGCCCTGGACGATCGACAGAACCGCGTCCTTCGCCCCGCCCGCCACGGCGACGCCGAGCTCCTGAAGCCGGCTCGGGTTGTCCCGCACCGCCGCGATGACCGCCGCCGGGTCGGCGACGGCCTCCCCGTCCGGAGTGACCGCCCTGTCCCGGATCAGCTGGTCGATGAGGGCGCGCAGCTCGCCCACCGCCGCGTCGAGCTGTGCGGCGGAGCCGACCTGGTGACTGCTGACCACCTGGTTGATGTCACGACCGGCCTTGTTGACCGTGTAGCCCTGGCCGGTGAACTTGTCACCGGAGAAGACGTCACCCATCATTCCCCCGCCCTGTGCCCGGACCGGGCCGGCCGCCTGTCACTGGCCGGCACCTCGGCCACTCTTGTTGACGTTGTAGCCCCGCCCGGTGAATTTGTCGCCAGCAAAAACATCGCCGTGGACCTCGATGTTGTACGCGGATGCCGGTGGATCCTCGATGGCGGCGACGAGCGCGTTCCGGATGCGCATGATCTCCTTGAGATCCGTTCCGTTCAGCAGGGCTGCCTGCGCGCCGGCGGTTTCGAGCAGGAGCAGGTAGTAGGTGCGCCGAAAGAACACCCGGTAGATCAGGACACCGCTCAGCCAGAGAGTGGCCGCGCCGGCCAGAACGAGCACGAGAACCGCGAACTGCCGGCCGATGTCCTCGAGGGCGTACTCCCCGTCAGGGTCGGCGTAGCGTGGGCCCACGATCACCGCCACCACGAGCAGGGCGACGCCTCCCGCGAGTGACGCCATCCGCCGGAGCGGGTAGAAGGTGCTGTACTTCCCGAACCACTTCAGCTCCCGGGTCTGAATCCGGGAGATGTTGGCGAGCGGGTACACCTCGTGCCCGATCGTGAGCGCCCGCTTGCCGACCACGATCTCGAAGATCTGATTCTTTTTTGCCATACAGCCCCCGCCTGTACTGGCTTATTGATAACGCGGACGCCGATCGGCGAACGCATCGTGAGCTGACATCCGGAACGTCGACTGACGAGCACGAGGCCGATAAACGTCGGGATCAGCGACGACAGGTACCCGGTCACCGGATCCGCGCAGAACGTACCACACATCGTGAAATGAAGAAATCCGGGCGTGGCCGGTTATCCCCTGACTGGATCAGGCGAGGCCGGTGGGGGTGACCCAGTCCGGCGCGATCCGCTCACCGCCGACCGTGAGGGTGAACGCACCCTCCTCGTCGAGAAGACCGACGAGCAGGGCGAGCAGGGTCTGCACCCGGGCGAGCCGGGCGCTGGTGATGGCCGCCGGCGACTGCAACGCCTCGGCGAAGGCATCGAACCATTCGGCGAAGACGGCTTCGTAGTTGTCATGGAAGTAGGCGAATCCCAGGCACTCGTTGGACGCACTGCCCGGCCCGCCACGCATCAGCTCGCCGATCGCCCGCTGCTCCTCCCGCCACAGCATGAACCGGGAGGAGTGGTAGGTGTCGACGCGGTCGTACTCGTCGCTGCTGAACGCCCCGCCGATGTCGGCGAGCAGCGCGGCGACGACGCGGGTGTCCTCGGCGCTCTCGAACCGCAGCAACGCGAGCCGCGAGTACACGATCTCCAGGGTTCCGAAGTAGCGCGCGATGCAGAACAGCGTGGCCAGCAGCGCGAGCCGACTACGACGATCCGGCTCCTTCGAGGTGGGTTTCAGATACGACAGGAACTCCTTCTTCCGAATGCTGTGGATACGGGTGCCGAGGTCGAAGGCCGCGACGAGCAGCGGCTCCCGGTATCGGTCCAGCTCGGTCTTCGCCGCCGAGCGTTTCTCGCTGTCCCTGGTGGAACGGTCCAGCTCGAAACGGATG
The Parafrankia irregularis genome window above contains:
- a CDS encoding copper resistance CopC family protein, which translates into the protein MHRRSNLPLPGASPRGTVPRGQALRRAAPVVALTAVLVALLGSPASAHTALTSSDPAAGATLDAAPGAISLTFSGTVRGDGSSISVTGDGGAPAAVGALSAVDKTVTVPVSGLTGGGYQVVWTVVSADGHAINGQFPFTVAAPSPSPTSASPLAGPAQAAGSSSPAAPAAASPTPTVRIEPSAPPSSSDSNAVWWIIAVISVAVLLLAAVAAVQLIRRRGTAR
- a CDS encoding DUF6232 family protein, with protein sequence MAKKNQIFEIVVGKRALTIGHEVYPLANISRIQTRELKWFGKYSTFYPLRRMASLAGGVALLVVAVIVGPRYADPDGEYALEDIGRQFAVLVLVLAGAATLWLSGVLIYRVFFRRTYYLLLLETAGAQAALLNGTDLKEIMRIRNALVAAIEDPPASAYNIEVHGDVFAGDKFTGRGYNVNKSGRGAGQ